One window from the genome of Jeotgalibaca sp. MA1X17-3 encodes:
- a CDS encoding LacI family DNA-binding transcriptional regulator has translation MATLKDIAKRANVSTATVSRVLNEDETLSVGDDTRKRILDAAEELDYKKYKTKKFSKKILLLQWYTPEEELDDLYYQAIRLGAEQRITEQNLEVERLFHKLPIKIDEDIDGICAIGKFNKKQVQQLKKFKKPLCFIDSDQMSAGADSVVIDFEYAVRSVVDEIISLGHEKIGFLGGEEYTQDQPHPLKDPRKEIFRRELEKLHLYNEKYFYEGPFSTDSGQKLMSQALIDHPEDLPTIFFAANDSIGIGAMRELQNKQIPVPERVSIIGFNDSNVARYVYPALSTIHVDTKVLGASGIDLLIERIESKREIVKKITLSTIYMERDSTKKNKR, from the coding sequence ATGGCAACTTTAAAAGATATCGCAAAACGAGCAAATGTTTCTACAGCTACTGTTTCTCGTGTTTTAAATGAAGATGAAACTCTTTCAGTAGGTGATGATACACGTAAAAGAATCTTAGATGCTGCAGAAGAATTAGATTACAAAAAATATAAAACAAAAAAATTTTCTAAGAAAATACTACTTCTTCAATGGTATACACCGGAGGAAGAATTAGACGATTTATACTATCAAGCAATTCGATTAGGTGCAGAGCAACGAATTACTGAGCAAAATTTAGAAGTTGAACGATTATTTCATAAGTTACCTATAAAAATAGATGAAGATATTGATGGGATTTGTGCTATTGGAAAGTTTAATAAAAAACAAGTGCAACAGTTAAAAAAATTTAAAAAACCTCTCTGTTTTATTGACTCTGATCAGATGAGTGCAGGAGCAGATTCAGTTGTTATTGATTTTGAATATGCCGTTCGTTCTGTTGTAGATGAAATAATTTCTTTAGGTCATGAAAAGATTGGCTTTCTTGGTGGAGAAGAGTACACTCAGGATCAGCCTCATCCATTGAAAGATCCACGAAAGGAAATTTTTCGTCGTGAATTAGAAAAACTTCATCTGTATAATGAAAAATATTTTTATGAAGGGCCTTTTTCTACTGATTCAGGTCAAAAATTGATGAGTCAAGCTTTAATCGATCATCCAGAAGACTTACCAACTATTTTCTTTGCAGCAAACGACTCCATTGGAATAGGTGCGATGCGGGAATTGCAAAACAAACAAATTCCGGTACCGGAAAGAGTTAGTATAATTGGCTTTAATGATAGTAACGTTGCCCGTTATGTTTATCCTGCTCTTTCTACAATCCATGTTGACACCAAGGTCCTCGGTGCATCTGGGATTGATTTATTGATAGAACGAATAGAGTCTAAACGGGAAATAGTAAAAAAAATAACACTATCTACTATTTATATGGAACGTGATTCTACTAAAAAAAATAAAAGATAA
- a CDS encoding VOC family protein, which produces MLFSKIHHVAIIASDYEKSKHFYTEILELPIIREIYRVERDSYKLDLKIGDSEIELFSFPNPPKRKTGPEAVGLRHLCLTTENVEVTVEKLEKRGIVCEPIRIDESTNTPYTFFKDPDGLPIELKE; this is translated from the coding sequence ATGCTTTTTAGTAAAATTCATCATGTAGCTATTATTGCTAGTGATTATGAAAAGTCCAAACATTTTTACACTGAAATATTAGAATTACCCATTATTCGAGAAATTTATCGAGTAGAACGTGATTCATATAAGTTGGATCTAAAAATTGGAGACAGTGAGATTGAACTATTCTCATTTCCGAATCCACCGAAAAGAAAAACGGGCCCGGAAGCGGTTGGATTAAGACACCTATGTTTAACTACAGAAAATGTTGAGGTAACTGTAGAAAAGTTGGAAAAGAGAGGAATTGTATGTGAGCCAATTCGCATAGATGAATCTACAAATACTCCATATACCTTCTTTAAAGATCCAGATGGATTGCCAATTGAACTAAAAGAATAA
- a CDS encoding ISL3 family transposase, which translates to MSHTHSIRTLLGIKDEHIIIQKENCLKEEVANGLHCHVLSATLTYTPKACVRCGCVNQKSIVKNGLKTTRPLLLDTAGYPTYLNLKKQRFLCRECGKTFIAETSVVKKRCHISEDVKRSIAVNGTRNMSEKDIAQIHRVSNHTVKRVFESFYDTFRQTYQFLPDNLAIDEFKSVKNAAGAMSLIICDSDQKKIFDILEDRRNKSIIDYFMRFPKEQRAKVKTVVVDLYGPYQSLFQAIFPNADLIIDRFHIVTQVNRAFNIARISFMNTLKKSSDLKDKRDYTKLKRYWKLLLKREEDLSATEYSYQTLFKDSKTERGIVQYLLSLDEGLKQNYDVYQTILFMTNYRKPELFTAYIHEKKNHLTAKMEQALKTFRKSETAIVNALTYQYSNGLVEGINNKIKVIKRTAYGYRNFYNFRNRIFIEYKLLDIKTAA; encoded by the coding sequence TTGTCTCATACTCATTCTATACGAACATTACTAGGAATTAAAGATGAACATATTATTATCCAGAAAGAAAATTGCTTGAAAGAAGAAGTGGCCAACGGCCTTCACTGTCACGTTCTCTCAGCAACGCTTACTTACACACCAAAAGCATGTGTCCGATGTGGGTGTGTAAATCAGAAGTCGATTGTTAAAAATGGCTTGAAAACAACACGTCCACTGCTTTTAGATACCGCTGGCTACCCGACTTATTTAAATTTGAAGAAACAACGTTTCTTGTGTCGAGAGTGTGGGAAAACCTTTATTGCAGAAACAAGTGTCGTCAAGAAACGTTGTCATATCTCAGAAGATGTTAAACGCTCTATCGCGGTGAATGGGACGCGAAACATGTCCGAAAAGGACATTGCACAAATACATCGGGTTTCTAACCACACAGTCAAACGTGTCTTTGAATCCTTTTATGATACGTTTCGCCAAACCTATCAATTTCTGCCTGACAATCTGGCCATTGATGAATTCAAGAGTGTCAAAAATGCGGCCGGGGCCATGAGTTTAATCATTTGTGATTCCGATCAGAAAAAAATATTCGATATTCTAGAAGACCGTAGAAACAAATCGATTATCGATTATTTCATGCGCTTTCCTAAAGAACAACGTGCTAAAGTAAAGACAGTTGTGGTGGACCTCTATGGTCCTTATCAATCTCTTTTTCAAGCGATTTTCCCAAACGCCGATCTCATCATTGACCGATTCCATATTGTCACACAAGTAAACCGTGCGTTCAATATAGCACGGATTTCTTTCATGAATACCTTAAAAAAGTCTAGTGATCTGAAGGATAAACGCGATTACACCAAACTGAAAAGGTATTGGAAACTTCTTCTAAAAAGGGAAGAAGATTTATCTGCGACGGAATACTCCTACCAAACGCTATTCAAGGATTCTAAAACAGAGCGAGGCATCGTTCAGTATCTTTTATCACTGGATGAAGGTCTTAAACAAAATTATGATGTATATCAAACGATTCTTTTTATGACAAATTATCGAAAACCCGAACTCTTCACTGCCTATATACATGAAAAAAAGAATCATCTAACAGCTAAAATGGAACAAGCATTAAAGACCTTCCGTAAATCAGAAACAGCTATTGTAAATGCCTTAACCTATCAGTATTCCAATGGATTAGTCGAAGGGATCAACAATAAAATCAAAGTCATTAAACGAACTGCCTATGGATATCGAAATTTCTATAATTTCCGTAATCGCATTTTCATTGAATATAAATTACTGGACATAAAAACAGCAGCTTAG
- a CDS encoding PTS fructose transporter subunit IIB, protein MTEKKKKIVALTACPVGIAHTYMAAENLQKAADAMGVDMKVETHGSIGVENELTAQEIEEADGIIIASDTGLDKTRFEGKKLVNVGVQEGIRNPEQLIEKIISGNANV, encoded by the coding sequence ATGACAGAGAAGAAAAAGAAAATTGTAGCCCTAACCGCTTGTCCAGTTGGAATTGCTCATACGTATATGGCAGCAGAAAATTTACAAAAGGCAGCAGATGCAATGGGAGTCGATATGAAAGTCGAAACCCATGGGTCAATTGGAGTAGAAAATGAATTAACAGCTCAAGAGATTGAAGAAGCCGATGGAATTATTATTGCTTCTGATACTGGCTTAGATAAAACAAGATTTGAAGGAAAAAAACTTGTGAACGTTGGAGTTCAAGAAGGAATTCGAAATCCTGAACAATTAATTGAAAAAATTATTTCTGGTAATGCAAATGTATAG
- a CDS encoding type I phosphomannose isomerase catalytic subunit, whose product MKILKFKDNRVRRNYTGGKGIDELKNRTPAKDSEQPEEWIASTVEANNKGLLEVEKEGISHVVHHQSFIEMIERDPISYLGSKHYEQYGLNLGFLIKLLDSSMRLHTQAHPTREFAKDFMNSDWGKFEAYYILKIRDSEKGYIRLGFQQAPTKEEWKEIIQSQDLEKMDQCFEEIPIQQGDIVYIPGGVPHAIGENVLMVEIMEPSDLVVRCEFEREGIVVPEGARFMGKDLDFCLDIFDYEEYSVEDVQQKFFLEKEKLLEESNFTVDRLVPASIARSFEVFSVKIKNKKTIQLDEKFYAGLCVEGAIKIVSDQEELEIQQGESFFISSMTSTIEVESLNNSYSELCVVSNVLTKE is encoded by the coding sequence ATGAAAATTTTAAAATTTAAAGATAATCGAGTTCGGCGAAATTATACTGGCGGAAAGGGAATAGACGAATTAAAGAATCGAACTCCCGCAAAGGATTCCGAGCAGCCCGAAGAGTGGATTGCCTCAACCGTGGAAGCTAATAACAAAGGATTATTAGAAGTGGAAAAAGAAGGGATTTCTCACGTCGTCCATCATCAATCCTTTATTGAAATGATTGAACGGGACCCAATTTCCTATTTGGGCTCCAAACATTACGAACAATATGGTTTAAATTTAGGGTTTTTAATTAAACTTTTGGATTCGTCTATGCGATTGCATACGCAGGCTCATCCTACTCGCGAATTTGCAAAGGACTTTATGAATTCAGACTGGGGAAAATTTGAAGCCTATTACATCTTAAAAATAAGAGATAGTGAAAAAGGGTACATTCGTTTAGGTTTTCAACAGGCTCCTACAAAAGAAGAATGGAAGGAAATTATTCAGAGTCAAGATTTAGAAAAAATGGATCAATGTTTTGAAGAAATACCTATTCAACAAGGTGATATCGTATATATTCCTGGTGGTGTTCCTCATGCAATTGGTGAAAATGTCTTGATGGTTGAAATTATGGAGCCTTCCGATTTAGTTGTGCGTTGCGAGTTTGAAAGAGAAGGTATTGTCGTTCCGGAAGGCGCGAGATTTATGGGGAAAGATTTAGATTTTTGTTTGGATATTTTTGATTATGAAGAGTATTCTGTAGAAGATGTTCAACAAAAATTTTTCTTAGAAAAAGAAAAGCTTTTAGAAGAATCCAATTTTACAGTTGATCGATTAGTTCCAGCAAGTATAGCTCGTTCTTTTGAAGTCTTTTCTGTAAAAATAAAAAATAAAAAAACAATTCAATTAGATGAAAAATTTTATGCAGGACTTTGTGTTGAAGGAGCTATAAAAATAGTAAGTGATCAAGAAGAACTAGAGATTCAACAAGGAGAGTCATTTTTTATTTCCTCAATGACATCAACGATTGAAGTTGAATCATTAAATAACTCTTATTCAGAACTTTGTGTGGTTTCTAATGTTTTAACTAAGGAATAA
- the glmS gene encoding glutamine--fructose-6-phosphate transaminase (isomerizing), with protein MCGIVGYIGEDAVQEVLMYGLEKLEYRGYDSAGIFIFDQKNQGHLFKEKGNIAHLRKHIDFNIPANVGIGHTRWATHGVPSVMNAHPHQSADGRFTLVHNGVIENYLEIKDTYLGNIEGKGNTDSEIVVQLIARLADKQNLSGKEAFREALKIVKGSYAFALLDANTPNVLYAAKNKSPLLIGLGEDFNVVVSDAMASLQQTNQYVEIEDGEMITLTKDSVVIETIDGEKVIRDSYQAELDASDFEKGTHSSYMIKEIEEQAAVIRKIVQHYQDAEGKLSIPTKLRKNLMDADRIHIVACGTSYNAGWVGKPLLENIAEIPVEVHLSSEFSYAPPLISGKPFFIFLTQSGETADSRQVLKMIRKWDYPTLTITNVAGSTLSREANDTLLLHAGPEIAVASTKAYTAQITVLAVVADVLAREKGLEKKINMIPELGIAANAIETIINEKNRISELANLYLEDTRNAFYIGRGLDYFVSMESALKLKEISYIQTEGFAAGELKHGTIALVEEGTPVLAFITQESSANHTRGNIEEVRSRGAKTCVIAMEGLALKTDQFILPKTHPILAPLVAVIPGQLLAYYATLQRGYDVDKPRNLAKSVTVE; from the coding sequence ATGTGTGGAATAGTGGGATATATCGGTGAAGATGCGGTACAAGAAGTATTAATGTATGGTCTAGAAAAATTAGAGTATCGTGGTTATGATTCAGCAGGGATTTTTATTTTTGATCAAAAAAATCAAGGTCATTTATTTAAAGAAAAAGGAAATATTGCTCATCTACGAAAACACATTGATTTTAATATTCCTGCAAACGTAGGGATTGGGCACACACGCTGGGCTACACATGGTGTTCCAAGCGTTATGAACGCTCATCCACATCAGTCCGCAGATGGCCGTTTTACTCTTGTTCATAATGGAGTAATTGAAAATTATCTTGAAATTAAAGATACATACCTAGGTAATATAGAAGGAAAAGGAAATACGGATAGTGAGATAGTGGTTCAATTAATCGCACGACTTGCAGACAAACAAAATCTTTCTGGAAAAGAAGCTTTTCGTGAAGCATTAAAAATAGTAAAAGGTTCTTACGCATTTGCATTGTTAGACGCAAACACTCCTAATGTCTTATACGCAGCAAAAAATAAAAGCCCACTATTAATCGGTTTGGGTGAAGATTTCAATGTAGTTGTCAGTGATGCCATGGCTTCTCTGCAACAAACCAATCAGTATGTAGAGATTGAAGATGGGGAAATGATTACTTTAACTAAAGATTCTGTAGTAATAGAGACTATTGATGGAGAAAAAGTAATTCGAGACTCTTATCAAGCTGAATTAGATGCATCTGATTTTGAAAAAGGTACACATTCTTCTTATATGATTAAAGAAATAGAAGAACAGGCAGCTGTCATTAGAAAGATTGTTCAACACTACCAAGATGCAGAAGGAAAGCTTTCTATTCCAACTAAACTAAGAAAAAATTTGATGGATGCAGATCGGATTCATATCGTAGCTTGTGGAACGAGTTATAACGCTGGTTGGGTGGGTAAACCACTTTTAGAAAACATTGCAGAGATTCCAGTAGAAGTACATCTTTCTAGTGAGTTTTCTTATGCCCCACCATTAATTTCTGGAAAGCCATTCTTTATTTTTCTAACCCAATCTGGAGAAACAGCAGACAGTCGTCAAGTTCTAAAAATGATAAGAAAATGGGATTACCCAACGTTAACAATTACAAATGTTGCTGGTTCAACTTTATCAAGAGAAGCGAATGATACCTTATTACTTCATGCAGGACCAGAAATTGCAGTAGCCTCGACCAAGGCCTATACTGCACAAATAACTGTTTTAGCGGTAGTAGCAGATGTTCTTGCTAGAGAAAAAGGCTTAGAAAAGAAAATCAACATGATTCCAGAATTAGGGATTGCAGCTAATGCTATTGAAACAATTATTAATGAAAAAAATCGGATATCAGAACTAGCTAATTTATATTTAGAAGATACAAGAAATGCATTCTACATAGGTAGAGGATTGGATTATTTCGTTTCTATGGAATCAGCTTTAAAATTAAAAGAGATTTCTTATATTCAAACAGAAGGATTTGCAGCTGGTGAATTAAAGCATGGTACAATTGCTTTAGTAGAAGAAGGAACACCCGTTTTAGCGTTTATTACGCAAGAGTCTAGTGCGAATCATACGAGAGGAAATATAGAAGAAGTACGTTCTCGTGGAGCAAAAACGTGTGTGATCGCTATGGAAGGGTTGGCACTGAAAACGGATCAATTTATTTTACCAAAAACCCATCCAATCTTAGCTCCATTAGTTGCTGTTATACCAGGGCAGTTATTAGCTTACTATGCTACGTTACAACGCGGTTATGATGTAGATAAACCAAGAAATTTAGCTAAATCAGTAACAGTTGAATAA
- a CDS encoding ECF transporter S component: protein MARSKQILIGITTVIFVGLLAFPMWIQQHYLAFSLLLMAASFVPFMIRFSHQKLTSRELVMLAILGAIASVSRVPFASLPSVQPSTFVVIVSGIVLGPQSGFVIGTLTAIVSNLFLGQGPWTPWQMFAWGMIGLLAGLFRNKWIMKNIVGRCIYGFIMGFFFGWLMNLWVILGLGLTFSWEVIALYYTSSFFFDLAHALSNVFFILLFSNSWIKILNRFKLKYGLFSTIH from the coding sequence ATGGCTCGTTCAAAACAAATCTTGATTGGTATAACGACTGTTATCTTTGTTGGATTACTTGCATTCCCTATGTGGATTCAACAGCATTATCTAGCTTTTAGTTTATTATTAATGGCTGCTTCATTTGTTCCGTTTATGATTCGTTTTTCACATCAGAAACTAACCAGTCGGGAATTAGTTATGCTAGCGATTTTAGGAGCGATTGCTTCGGTTAGTCGTGTGCCATTTGCTTCGTTACCTAGTGTCCAGCCGTCTACTTTTGTTGTGATTGTTTCTGGAATAGTATTAGGACCGCAGAGTGGTTTTGTCATCGGTACGTTAACAGCCATTGTATCTAATTTATTCCTGGGACAAGGTCCTTGGACACCTTGGCAAATGTTTGCCTGGGGAATGATTGGGCTCTTAGCCGGCTTGTTCCGAAATAAATGGATCATGAAAAATATAGTAGGTAGGTGTATCTACGGATTTATAATGGGATTTTTCTTTGGTTGGTTGATGAATTTGTGGGTCATTCTTGGGCTGGGTTTAACATTTAGTTGGGAAGTAATTGCTCTTTATTACACATCTAGCTTTTTCTTTGATCTTGCCCATGCGCTATCAAACGTCTTTTTCATCTTGCTATTTAGTAATTCATGGATTAAAATTTTGAATCGATTTAAATTAAAGTATGGATTATTTTCTACTATTCATTAA
- a CDS encoding ABC transporter ATP-binding protein, which yields MEIISTRGICFSYPEEKQRALNDLTFSVEKGEFIVLCGSSGSGKSTLLRLLKMDIAPHGETEGEMIYKSQPMSNHTPLIRAKEIGMVFQNPDNQIVMDTVMDELLFGLENMGFTTGEMRKKVAEMVHFFDLGDLLTKKTDELSGGQKQLINLASVLLLDPDILLLDEPTGQLDPIAAKEFISTLARLNDEFGITVIIAEHRLEELFSVADKVMVLDQGNLVHFGETKKIVGKLANDTLLKSYLPNAARLYLTYSNHINEEEIPLSVKEAKQWLEQKTILESDFQTENIEKEKNNILELKEIDYQYDPYSPLVLNNLSVSFRAGEIHAILGANGTGKSTLLKVMNGILKSQHGSMKVDGKKQKKMDPRVMGYLPQNPELFFLQDSLWKEYMMITKAFEVPHAEEHITQLLQKFNLEPFKHRHPYDLSGGQLQKAALIGTLLLNPRILLIDEPTKGLDPDSKVQLEQLLRKLAEVEGMTIIMVTHDVEFASVTANRCSMIFQGQITITENTRDFFQGNMYYTTVMNRITRKLPIPQVITIKEAQKKWLVQNKS from the coding sequence GTGGAAATTATATCAACTAGAGGAATCTGCTTCTCTTACCCAGAAGAAAAGCAACGTGCACTAAATGACCTCACTTTTTCTGTTGAAAAAGGAGAGTTTATTGTTCTTTGTGGCTCATCCGGGAGTGGGAAGTCCACTCTATTACGTTTGTTGAAAATGGATATAGCTCCTCATGGTGAAACAGAAGGAGAAATGATCTATAAATCTCAGCCAATGAGTAATCATACACCATTGATTCGAGCAAAAGAAATTGGAATGGTATTTCAAAATCCGGACAATCAAATTGTGATGGATACAGTAATGGATGAATTATTATTTGGATTAGAAAATATGGGATTTACAACAGGAGAAATGCGAAAAAAAGTTGCCGAAATGGTTCACTTTTTTGATTTAGGTGATTTACTAACAAAAAAAACGGATGAATTATCAGGAGGACAAAAGCAATTAATTAACTTGGCTTCAGTGTTACTACTGGATCCTGATATTCTTTTGTTGGATGAACCAACAGGTCAACTCGATCCAATAGCGGCTAAAGAATTCATTTCAACGCTAGCTCGTTTAAATGACGAATTTGGGATTACCGTTATCATAGCTGAACATCGCTTGGAGGAGCTCTTTTCCGTAGCCGATAAAGTAATGGTTTTAGACCAAGGGAATTTGGTTCATTTTGGAGAAACAAAAAAAATTGTAGGAAAACTTGCGAATGATACCCTTTTAAAAAGTTATCTCCCTAATGCCGCTCGACTATATTTAACGTATAGTAATCATATCAATGAAGAAGAAATACCGTTAAGTGTAAAAGAAGCGAAGCAATGGTTAGAACAAAAAACGATTCTAGAAAGTGATTTTCAAACTGAGAATATCGAAAAAGAAAAGAATAATATCTTGGAGTTAAAGGAAATAGATTATCAATATGATCCTTATTCTCCATTGGTTCTGAATAATTTATCGGTTTCTTTTCGTGCAGGTGAAATTCATGCCATTCTCGGAGCAAATGGAACCGGGAAGTCTACTTTATTAAAGGTTATGAATGGTATTTTAAAATCTCAACACGGTAGTATGAAAGTAGATGGAAAGAAACAAAAGAAAATGGATCCTCGAGTAATGGGCTACTTACCACAAAATCCGGAATTATTTTTTTTACAAGATAGCCTATGGAAAGAATACATGATGATTACGAAAGCATTTGAGGTACCTCATGCGGAAGAACATATTACTCAATTACTACAAAAATTTAATCTAGAGCCTTTTAAACATCGTCACCCTTATGATTTGAGTGGAGGTCAATTACAAAAAGCAGCTTTGATTGGAACATTGCTTTTGAACCCTCGCATTTTGTTAATTGATGAGCCAACAAAGGGACTAGATCCTGATTCTAAAGTTCAGCTGGAACAGTTATTACGTAAGTTAGCTGAAGTAGAAGGTATGACGATTATTATGGTTACACATGATGTTGAGTTTGCTTCTGTTACTGCCAATCGATGCAGTATGATTTTTCAAGGACAGATTACAATTACAGAAAATACTCGTGACTTCTTTCAAGGCAATATGTATTATACAACAGTGATGAATCGGATTACTCGTAAGCTACCTATTCCACAAGTGATTACAATCAAGGAGGCACAAAAAAAATGGCTCGTTCAAAACAAATCTTGA
- a CDS encoding energy-coupling factor transporter transmembrane component T has translation MELYEKLFRGFWRLVRGIRSTHPFVLLIYFVGTVTGIMLYQHPIFLMISFLLIILFNMMLDKGRELKKWTTLMITMGLFTFVLTPLFNQRGNHILFYLFNKQIMLEAIIQGAMIALTLVGILALFVTFNILFTTDKFLFVFSKFSQQWTLLIMLAMRFVPLLRRKINDMQDMQSVKGLSIKEGNIRQRAKNGMQLLQMLLSGSLEDSIQAADSMTARGYGTGRRSHYHAFQMQRRDYLALLFLLTSGVMLFYGWRTQIGVLELLPQLEPFWQGGFQNILMVIWVLFIGFPIVMEGREVIKWKLYQLEESASLTQKKSNVH, from the coding sequence TTGGAATTATACGAAAAATTATTTAGAGGATTCTGGAGATTGGTAAGAGGAATCCGCTCTACCCACCCATTTGTTTTGTTGATTTATTTTGTAGGAACAGTAACAGGAATCATGTTATATCAGCATCCCATCTTTTTAATGATATCTTTTCTTTTAATCATACTATTCAATATGATGCTAGATAAGGGAAGAGAATTAAAAAAATGGACTACACTCATGATCACTATGGGATTGTTTACATTTGTACTAACACCTTTATTTAATCAACGAGGAAACCATATTTTATTTTACTTATTTAATAAACAAATTATGCTAGAAGCAATCATTCAAGGAGCAATGATTGCTCTAACGCTAGTAGGGATTTTGGCTTTGTTTGTAACATTTAATATATTATTTACAACAGATAAATTTCTATTCGTCTTTTCAAAATTTAGTCAACAATGGACACTGCTGATTATGTTAGCCATGCGTTTTGTTCCACTTTTAAGAAGGAAGATTAATGACATGCAAGATATGCAATCTGTAAAAGGATTATCGATAAAAGAAGGAAACATCCGCCAGCGAGCTAAAAATGGAATGCAATTACTACAAATGTTATTGAGCGGATCTTTAGAGGATTCGATTCAAGCAGCCGACTCAATGACAGCTAGAGGATATGGTACAGGGAGAAGGAGTCACTACCACGCATTTCAAATGCAACGCCGAGACTATCTAGCTTTACTGTTTCTTTTAACTAGTGGTGTTATGCTATTCTACGGATGGAGAACTCAAATAGGTGTTCTCGAATTGCTCCCTCAATTAGAACCGTTCTGGCAAGGTGGATTTCAAAATATATTAATGGTGATTTGGGTTCTCTTTATTGGGTTTCCCATAGTAATGGAAGGAAGGGAAGTTATTAAGTGGAAATTATATCAACTAGAGGAATCTGCTTCTCTTACCCAGAAGAAAAGCAACGTGCACTAA
- a CDS encoding DUF4430 domain-containing protein: MKSKRNLSIFIALIFVLLLAVGIKAVNSDSSNNKKEIAFSESSSFSLSSNNEEPNTSKDDKKKTSSKTARKESDKKSSEESSKSSLEKESNSSNIIKDNKSISKESEKTEKNDTTIKKIEKPNEESIKSDLDYSSSNSPQSQKKEQKESKPSEKPVQPTPPKVEEEVEEMTPPVETPVAPVETTEAPVEKPEEVPEVVIPVETVTVSVTSDPSVKGTILNNTAVEYSEGDTALDVTLRIFKQNGIQYEITGSGSSAYMRGIANLYEFDEGELSGWHIRVNGKMIDRSAGAYAVEPGDSVNWNYTKNYLEDSGDW; this comes from the coding sequence ATGAAATCAAAACGAAATCTCTCCATATTTATAGCATTGATTTTCGTTCTCTTACTGGCCGTCGGTATTAAAGCAGTAAATTCGGATTCAAGTAATAATAAAAAAGAAATAGCTTTTTCTGAAAGTAGCTCTTTTTCATTATCATCCAACAATGAAGAACCAAATACTTCTAAAGATGATAAAAAGAAAACAAGTTCAAAGACCGCTAGGAAAGAGTCTGATAAAAAATCATCAGAAGAAAGTAGTAAAAGTAGCCTAGAAAAAGAGAGTAATTCTTCAAATATTATTAAAGATAACAAGTCTATAAGTAAAGAATCAGAAAAAACAGAAAAAAATGATACCACTATTAAAAAGATAGAAAAACCAAATGAAGAATCTATAAAATCAGATTTGGATTATTCATCATCTAACTCTCCACAAAGTCAAAAGAAAGAGCAAAAAGAAAGTAAACCTTCTGAGAAACCAGTCCAACCCACTCCTCCTAAAGTAGAGGAAGAAGTTGAAGAAATGACTCCGCCTGTTGAAACACCAGTAGCTCCTGTAGAAACCACAGAAGCTCCTGTTGAAAAGCCAGAAGAGGTGCCTGAAGTAGTAATTCCTGTAGAAACGGTTACGGTTTCTGTTACGAGTGATCCTTCCGTTAAAGGGACGATTCTAAATAATACGGCAGTGGAGTACAGCGAGGGAGATACAGCTCTAGATGTTACTCTTCGAATCTTTAAACAGAATGGTATTCAATATGAAATAACTGGTTCTGGTAGTTCTGCATATATGCGTGGAATTGCTAATTTGTACGAATTTGATGAGGGTGAGTTAAGTGGATGGCACATACGTGTAAACGGAAAGATGATTGATCGAAGCGCGGGTGCTTACGCTGTGGAACCTGGAGATTCTGTTAATTGGAATTATACGAAAAATTATTTAGAGGATTCTGGAGATTGGTAA